GCTATGGCCATTGGACCTAGTGGTGCAGCAGTGCTCCGGCGAGTGGGACGCCCACGActccaacatggcaagctaccgcttcctcgtcgaAAGGCTGTCTGGATTCTTCGAGGGttgcgagttcctccatgtccCGCGTGCAGAGAATGAGGCGGCTAACCCACTCGCCAAGATCGCCTCGTCCCGACAGGCCATTCCGTCCGGCGTCTCCCTCGAGCATCTGCACAAACCGTCCGTCAAGCCGTCTCCGGACTCCGAGCCCATCCACGTCCCAGCCGACCCGGCCGCATGTCAAACTGGCCTGGGGACTGCTCCACCCAACCCGGCCGCACCTCAACCCGGCCCGGGAACTGTCGAACCTGGCTAGGGGACTGccgaacccggcccgggggctgctgaacccggctcgggggctgCCGCCCAAGAGCCCGAAATGGTAGCCGTCTTCGCCATAGTGACGGCACCATCCTGGGCCCTCCCCATCTCGGAGTTCCTGGAGAACGGGGTCCTCCCCATGGACGAGACTGAAGCTCGGCAAGTGCAGCACCGAGCGTCCGCCTACAACATCATCAGCAACGAGCTCGTCAAGCGTAGCTCCACCGGCGTATTCCAGCGCTGCATCGAGCAAGACAAGGGCATTGagatcctcctcgacatacacCAGGGCGAGTGCGGGCACCATGCCGGCTCACGGTCCCtggtagccaaggctttccgccacggtttctactggcccacggccctcgAAGACGCAGAGTCACTCGTCCTCAAGTGCAAGGTATGCCAGCGCTTCAGCAAGCGCAGCCACCAGCCGGTGTCGGCACTCCGGACCATCCCGATCGCGTGGCCATTAgcggtctggggactcgacatggtggggCCCTTCAAGACGCTTGAGGCGGCATGACGCATTTGCTGGTGGCAGTGGATAACTTCACCAAATAGATCAAAGCGAGgccaatcaagaagctggacGGGCCAATGGCCGTCCGATTCGTCAAGGACATCGCGGTGCGCTACGGCATGCCGAACCAGATCATCACGAacaacggcaccaacttcgccaagggcgcGCTCGCACAGTACTGCTCCATCTCTGGCATCCGCCTAGACCTGGCTTCCATCGTATCCGCAGTCCAACAGCCAGGTCGACCGATCCAACGGCCTCATCCTATTCGGCATCAAACCGCGACTCGTCGAGCCGCTCATCCGTTCGCCCGGCAGTTGGCTTGACGAgttgccggccgtcctctggagtctccgCACCATGCCAAACcggtcgaccgggttcaccccattcttcctcatctatggagcagaagccgtcatcccgaccgacGTCCAGTTCGACTCACCGCGCGTCACGATGTACACGGAAGCCGAAGCCAAGGAAGCCTGCGAAGGcggcgtcgacctgctcgaagaagcACATATCCTATTGCTCAGTCGCTCAgtcatctaccagcaaggcctgaggcattaccacagcaagaagatcaagcccctcgctTTCCGGGAGGGAGACCTTGTCCTCCGGCTCGTCCAAGAGCAAACCGGCCAACACAAGCTGTCCTCCCCATAGGAGGgcccctgatgtctactacgcaaccttcttcttgtagacgttcttgggcctccaagtgcagaggtttgtaggacagtagcaaatttccctcaagtggatgacctaaggtttatcaatccgtgggaggcgtaggataaagatggtctctctgaaacaaccctgcaaccaaataacacagagtctcttgtgtccccaacacacccaataaaatggtaaattgtataggtgcactagtttggcgaagagatggtgataaaagtgcaatatggacggtagatataggtttttgtaatctaaaaatataaaaacagcaaggtaactaatggtaaaagtgagcacaaacggtgttgcaatgctaggaaacaaggcctagggttcatactttcactagtgcaagttatctcaacaataataacataattggatcatataactatccctcaacatgcaacaaagagtcactccaaagtcactaatagcggagaacaaacgaagagattatggtagggtacaaaaccacctcaaagttatcctttctgatcgatctattcaagagtccgcagtaaaataacacgaagctattctttccgttcgatctatcatagagttcgtactagaataacaccttaagacacaaatcaaccaaaaccctaatgtcacctagatactccaatgtcacctcaagtatccatgggtatgattatacgatatgcatcacacaatctcagattcatctattcaaaccaacacaaagtacttcaaagagtaccccaaagtttctaccggagagtcaagacgaaaacgtgtgccaacccctgtgcataagttcacgaggtcacgaaCCCGCTAGTTGATCacaaaaacatacatcaagtagatcacgtgatatcccattgtcaccacagataagcacatgcaatacatacatcaagtgttctcaaatccaataagataacttcaatgggaaaactcaatccattacaagggagtagagggggagaaacatcataagatccaactataatagcaaagctcgcggtacatcaagatcgtaccacctcaagaacacgagagagagagagagagagagagagagagagatcaaacacatagctactggtacataccctcagccccgagggtgaactactccctcctcgtcatggagagcaccgggatgaagaagatggccaccgcagagggattcccccctccggcagggtgccgaaacgggtctagattggttttcggtggctacagaggcttgcggtggcggagctcccgatctaggtttctttctggaagtttggggttatataagaggtgttggagtCGGGAACTAGTCAGGGGGTCcccaaggcggccacgaggcagggggcgcacccaggggggtagggcgcgcccccaccctcgtggtggcctcggaAGTCTTATGGCCCACCTCCGGTACtgcgtgggcttcttctggtccaaaaatgatctccatcaaatttcagctcaattggactccgtttggttttccttttctgcaagactcaaaaacaaggaaaaaacagaaactggcactgggctctaggttaataggttagtcccaaaaatcatataaaatggcatataaatgcatataaaacatcctagatggataataaaatagcatggaacaatcaaaaattatagatacgttggagacgtatcagccccttcatcgtcagcaaggcCTTGTGCGATCGCAACAcgtactacctcatcgatgcCCGCAAGTCAAACAAGCGCAAGAGGGACACCG
The sequence above is a segment of the Aegilops tauschii subsp. strangulata cultivar AL8/78 chromosome 6, Aet v6.0, whole genome shotgun sequence genome. Coding sequences within it:
- the LOC109781675 gene encoding uncharacterized protein — its product is MVAVFAIVTAPSWALPISEFLENGVLPMDETEARQVQHRASAYNIISNELVKRSSTGVFQRCIEQDKGIEILLDIHQGECGHHAGSRSLVAKAFRHGFYWPTALEDAESLVLKCKVCQRFSKRSHQPVSALRTIPIAWPLAVWGLDMVGPFKTLEAA